A window of Bacteroidetes Order II. bacterium contains these coding sequences:
- a CDS encoding helix-turn-helix domain-containing protein — translation MFKQPCILGVLLTFSSVLYGFAQPNRNLTGTHLKRVWTTADGLPVNHANDVEVDRQGFVWIATVEGLVRFDGFTFFVYNRDNTPVLSSNRILSIFKTNEGIIFSTQDNVHYLYQNGKIEKLNFIHQQYDHRIQYHEKLNLLYELGSKSFSVYKSGIKIFSIAGDYFSRGVLSDDGVYVASSKNISFYHFPSNSLRTIYELDSGYKINHFSIQKDLTAFVQRVGKDVMCLEQGGLRKEMKNVFVVREGKKNYVSEYVNIFQGNQLLKMNRCNPVTHFELDASVNPLFSAYSQFVRREIDQKNTAYYFGNYFYINDHKFDFIKSPITGIIKDINGNYLVTTSGGGLLMYYTPKISNWAIDLGEASNIYSIFQLNKDVLLIGTNLGYIYKFDNKTMASERFVKPFSGDDGKPFKDANSQMWLIHDTKRCKVNAKGIVGTCLPPLPFQGVFIIEQAPSGHFWVATGEGLYTASDWNGAWQEVRTTEGEAMDGVYRISFVDNGEVWFGRRDDGLFRFRKGKGVRVLSKEHPCGNQTREIISDGRHHVWVGTESQGICHIALSGNGQVGRATQIKKQHGLFSQGVHRMIDDYMGRYWMNSNFGVFWVSKRSLYDFVKGRVGHVSSVAFGERDGLVNREGNGGRQNSGIYTMSGKILFPTQNGIVEIDPRQIPFTTAIPSVYLVSVDNLGRRYMPDAMLALPATARDLTFHYSAIEMVQPHNVVFRYRLQGYDESWRPASQIRFANYTNLRHGSYTFELQAGIAGNFSGTIFQQTVSIAPFWFETWWFYGFVLFGIALFGNGWLQFRTRNISARARELEANVTMRTLEITHQQALLSRQNRSLQEQTEQIRQQAAQLQEIDKAKSRLFINLAHEFRTPLTVISTPVEAYLRRKGNQVSEDQHRLFASILRNSNRLLELVNQLLEIARLESGMVPIRLVDTDLPGFVRDWIEGHFREMATEKHIRIRFEAEPLAFQMGADTEKLGTILSNLLSNAIKFTPPEGLILVQVRGSKTEGCQICVTDSGAGIPENEIKRVFDWYYRASMHEIDHSGTGIGLSLSRELAFAMGGDLVATSKLGEGARFCLSLPFVLGTSPRKIEPEPFWTPQEMGAPSQNADLPLVLIVEDQKEIATLIADGLAEEYRTIWAENGAVALKLLDEHLPDLIIADVMMPIMDGWRFVQHVRNRPIGANLPIVMLTARADEDGHRSSLKYGADVYFKKPFVMDVLLLQIHNLLGQRKELARKLRMQWLAEQAPKTDIALPEDENAVFLQTYEKALTDQLGNPDFDADQLADILMMSRAKLFQKVKQLTNETPTHQLNRMRMEEALRLLEKGVSVTEVAFAVGYHSLAGFSKAFKAKYGISPSEFRKNTFSKTDHSA, via the coding sequence ATGTTCAAGCAGCCTTGCATTTTAGGCGTGTTACTGACCTTTTCTTCTGTCTTATACGGATTTGCGCAACCCAATCGCAACTTAACGGGGACGCACCTGAAGCGGGTCTGGACGACCGCAGACGGCTTGCCCGTAAACCATGCGAACGATGTGGAAGTGGATCGGCAAGGGTTTGTCTGGATTGCAACCGTAGAAGGGCTGGTTCGTTTTGATGGATTTACTTTCTTTGTGTACAATCGGGATAATACTCCTGTGTTGTCGAGTAATCGGATATTATCTATCTTTAAAACGAATGAGGGAATTATTTTCTCGACGCAAGACAATGTTCATTATTTATATCAGAATGGAAAAATTGAAAAATTAAATTTCATCCATCAGCAATACGACCATCGGATTCAGTATCATGAAAAATTAAATCTGCTATATGAGCTTGGATCGAAATCGTTTTCAGTTTATAAATCTGGCATTAAAATATTTAGTATAGCCGGAGATTACTTCAGTCGGGGAGTCTTATCTGATGATGGGGTATATGTTGCCTCTTCAAAAAATATTTCGTTTTATCATTTTCCATCTAATTCTCTCAGAACGATCTATGAGCTTGATAGCGGGTATAAGATTAATCATTTTAGTATTCAAAAAGACCTTACAGCATTTGTGCAAAGAGTTGGTAAAGATGTGATGTGCTTAGAACAGGGTGGGTTAAGAAAAGAAATGAAAAACGTATTTGTGGTAAGAGAAGGGAAGAAAAATTATGTTTCTGAATACGTAAATATTTTCCAAGGGAACCAACTGTTAAAAATGAATCGGTGTAACCCTGTCACTCATTTTGAACTTGATGCGTCTGTAAATCCTTTATTTAGTGCATACTCGCAATTTGTAAGACGAGAAATAGATCAAAAAAATACAGCTTATTATTTTGGCAATTATTTTTATATTAACGATCATAAATTCGATTTTATTAAAAGCCCAATAACCGGTATCATTAAAGATATAAATGGCAATTATCTTGTAACGACAAGTGGTGGAGGACTTTTAATGTATTATACACCTAAAATTAGTAATTGGGCAATAGATTTAGGAGAAGCATCTAATATTTATTCGATATTTCAATTGAATAAAGATGTTTTATTGATAGGGACGAATTTAGGCTATATCTATAAGTTTGATAACAAAACTATGGCGTCGGAACGCTTTGTAAAGCCTTTTAGTGGCGACGACGGCAAACCTTTTAAGGATGCCAACAGCCAAATGTGGCTTATACATGATACCAAACGCTGTAAAGTAAATGCAAAAGGTATTGTGGGTACTTGTTTGCCGCCACTTCCTTTTCAGGGGGTATTTATCATCGAACAGGCCCCTAGCGGCCATTTCTGGGTTGCTACAGGTGAAGGATTATACACAGCCTCGGATTGGAATGGCGCCTGGCAAGAGGTTCGTACAACCGAAGGGGAGGCAATGGATGGGGTTTACCGGATCAGTTTTGTGGATAATGGAGAAGTTTGGTTTGGGCGGCGCGACGATGGGTTGTTTCGTTTTCGGAAGGGGAAGGGTGTACGTGTTTTATCAAAAGAGCATCCGTGTGGAAACCAAACACGGGAAATCATCAGCGATGGTCGTCATCATGTTTGGGTGGGCACGGAGTCTCAAGGAATTTGCCATATTGCATTGTCGGGAAATGGGCAAGTGGGACGTGCTACACAGATCAAAAAACAACACGGCCTTTTTTCTCAGGGAGTCCACCGTATGATAGATGACTATATGGGGCGTTATTGGATGAATTCAAATTTTGGCGTTTTTTGGGTGTCAAAACGGTCTTTATACGACTTTGTGAAGGGGCGGGTAGGCCATGTCTCTTCGGTGGCTTTTGGCGAACGGGATGGCTTGGTGAACCGTGAAGGAAATGGTGGCCGACAAAATTCGGGTATTTACACGATGTCGGGCAAAATACTTTTTCCAACACAGAATGGTATTGTAGAAATTGATCCACGGCAAATCCCTTTCACGACGGCTATACCATCGGTATATCTTGTATCCGTTGACAATCTGGGGAGGCGGTATATGCCCGATGCAATGCTTGCGCTACCTGCCACAGCCCGTGATTTGACGTTTCACTATTCAGCCATCGAAATGGTACAACCCCACAATGTGGTCTTTAGGTATCGTTTGCAGGGTTACGATGAAAGTTGGCGACCAGCTTCGCAAATCCGGTTCGCAAATTACACCAATTTGCGTCATGGTTCCTATACCTTCGAGTTACAAGCAGGCATTGCAGGAAACTTTTCGGGTACTATATTTCAGCAAACTGTTTCTATTGCTCCTTTTTGGTTTGAAACATGGTGGTTTTATGGATTCGTATTGTTTGGGATAGCCTTGTTCGGGAATGGTTGGCTACAATTCCGGACACGGAATATTTCGGCACGAGCACGCGAGTTGGAGGCCAATGTCACCATGCGCACCCTAGAAATAACACATCAACAAGCCCTGCTGAGTCGCCAAAACCGGAGCCTTCAGGAACAGACCGAACAAATACGGCAACAAGCCGCTCAGCTGCAGGAAATAGACAAAGCCAAATCTCGGCTTTTTATCAACTTAGCCCATGAATTCCGGACACCGTTAACTGTGATCTCAACGCCTGTTGAGGCTTATTTGAGGCGAAAAGGGAATCAAGTGTCGGAAGATCAACACCGCCTCTTTGCGTCAATTTTGCGAAATAGCAATCGCTTGTTGGAATTGGTGAATCAACTCTTGGAAATTGCCCGCTTGGAGTCTGGTATGGTTCCTATTCGGTTGGTGGATACCGATTTGCCCGGGTTTGTTCGAGATTGGATTGAGGGACACTTCCGAGAGATGGCTACCGAAAAACACATTCGGATACGCTTCGAGGCCGAGCCTCTTGCCTTCCAAATGGGGGCAGATACCGAAAAATTGGGTACTATTTTGTCTAATTTACTCTCGAATGCCATCAAATTTACGCCGCCAGAAGGCTTGATCTTGGTACAAGTACGAGGCAGTAAGACCGAAGGGTGCCAGATTTGTGTGACTGATTCGGGTGCGGGTATCCCAGAAAACGAAATAAAACGTGTGTTTGATTGGTATTATCGGGCCAGTATGCACGAGATAGACCATTCGGGGACGGGAATTGGGCTTTCGCTCTCGCGGGAACTGGCCTTCGCAATGGGGGGCGATCTGGTTGCCACCAGTAAATTGGGCGAAGGGGCACGTTTTTGCCTGTCATTACCCTTTGTATTGGGAACAAGTCCGAGGAAAATAGAGCCGGAACCCTTTTGGACACCCCAAGAAATGGGGGCTCCTTCTCAAAACGCCGATCTACCGTTGGTGTTGATTGTGGAAGACCAAAAAGAAATTGCAACATTGATTGCCGATGGACTTGCAGAAGAATATCGTACAATTTGGGCTGAAAATGGCGCGGTGGCCTTAAAACTCTTAGATGAACACTTGCCCGATTTGATCATTGCAGATGTGATGATGCCTATTATGGATGGATGGCGATTTGTGCAACATGTACGAAATCGGCCTATTGGCGCAAACTTGCCTATTGTCATGCTTACAGCCCGCGCCGACGAAGATGGACACCGTAGCAGTCTGAAATATGGGGCAGATGTATATTTCAAAAAGCCTTTTGTAATGGATGTCTTGCTGTTGCAAATACACAACTTATTGGGGCAACGCAAAGAATTGGCACGGAAACTCCGGATGCAATGGTTGGCCGAACAAGCCCCAAAAACGGATATAGCCTTACCAGAAGATGAAAATGCGGTGTTTTTACAGACATACGAAAAAGCCCTGACCGATCAATTAGGCAATCCAGATTTTGATGCAGATCAATTGGCTGACATCCTGATGATGAGCAGGGCAAAACTCTTCCAAAAAGTCAAACAACTCACCAATGAAACCCCGACCCATCAATTAAATCGAATGCGAATGGAAGAGGCATTACGTCTTTTGGAAAAGGGGGTTAGTGTTACCGAAGTGGCCTTTGCTGTAGGGTATCATAGCCTGGCGGGGTTTTCTAAGGCGTTTAAGGCCAAATATGGTATTTCGCCTTCGGAGTTTAGAAAAAACACGTTTAGCAAGACCGATCATTCAGCGTAA
- a CDS encoding carbohydrate binding family 9 domain-containing protein yields the protein MRSVLSLLFIGLIWSVAPTWSQQSPVQVPRSVMQAMRTTTPPEIDGQVNEEEWAQAIVFDKFIQFKPDEGKPASERTEARVLYDNDALYIAVVCYDRKPDSILRRLSRRDRLVESDGVGIAIDSYADRKTSFLFVVNAAGVKSDGLFQNDGGEPDMNWDALWEGMAAPRPDGWSVEFRIPYQALRFAPGEVQTWGILVNRHISRTAEDAMSNPIPRSATGFTSQFGTLEGIRNINPKKTRLVTPYALGGVTRWPSDAEPAWEHALVPEYRAGLDAQIGITSKTILTMTVNPDFGQVEADQAQLNLTAFETFFPEKRPFFLEGTEIFRTVGALGGDGPRTEMFYTRRIGRRPEGYEDFPEGYDESKGKIRSNPVATPIIAAVKLSGKRDNGFSYGLLNALTPATHKRLLTAAGQEFVYQTSAAGRYSVARFQSPLKGAGSYVGGIITGLNRNDSSETDAFSGALDFRYNTDDYRISTEGVLATTRRLTEEGTEQGHHMQLRYGSFDHPAFLWQVGVQGTSKGFDAGDMGFSQGDNDGFGFVWTQYRNLSPGGKMQQFSINAVTWHSRVFRPKKIFEQGFNLNPQIQWKNQWLTAFSLNVNTAGYDPYESRDHGLYRKPLNAQFFGVVRSDARKSFSFTANPLLSADQFGKRGWGLQAVLSLNVGSATQLALEPGVNFTKNETGFADEDSFQGETYAVFGRRNVDYTNLTLRGIHTFRPNLSLQMYGQYFWARGVYQRLQKLLADGKLGTLPQPYSGNPHFNYSEVNLNAIARYEFRPGSVLFLVWTQNRALSEDNTTIGGLDFVRNTFERSSANVLLVKMSYALGH from the coding sequence ATGAGATCCGTGCTTTCATTATTGTTTATAGGACTGATTTGGTCTGTGGCTCCTACGTGGTCTCAGCAATCTCCTGTGCAGGTACCTCGCTCGGTTATGCAGGCCATGCGTACCACTACTCCACCGGAAATAGATGGACAAGTGAATGAAGAGGAGTGGGCTCAGGCCATTGTTTTTGATAAGTTTATACAATTTAAGCCGGATGAAGGGAAGCCTGCTTCCGAGCGTACCGAAGCCCGTGTTTTATACGACAATGATGCTCTATACATTGCTGTTGTTTGCTATGACCGGAAACCCGATAGCATCTTGCGCCGTCTCTCGCGGCGCGATCGGTTAGTGGAGTCGGATGGGGTGGGGATTGCGATAGATAGCTATGCAGACCGGAAAACCTCGTTTTTGTTTGTGGTGAACGCGGCGGGCGTGAAGTCGGATGGCTTGTTCCAAAATGATGGAGGAGAGCCAGACATGAACTGGGACGCGCTTTGGGAAGGAATGGCTGCACCACGGCCAGATGGTTGGAGTGTGGAATTTCGGATTCCGTATCAAGCCCTCCGTTTTGCGCCGGGCGAAGTCCAGACATGGGGTATTTTGGTAAACCGCCACATCAGTCGCACGGCCGAGGATGCGATGTCTAACCCCATCCCCAGGTCGGCAACGGGTTTTACCTCCCAATTTGGTACGTTGGAAGGTATCCGAAACATTAACCCAAAAAAGACCCGCTTGGTTACGCCATATGCCTTGGGTGGAGTAACACGCTGGCCCTCGGATGCCGAGCCAGCATGGGAACACGCTTTGGTTCCAGAATATCGTGCCGGACTCGATGCGCAAATCGGAATCACTAGTAAAACGATTCTTACCATGACTGTAAACCCAGATTTTGGGCAGGTTGAGGCCGATCAAGCGCAACTTAATTTAACGGCCTTCGAGACGTTTTTTCCGGAAAAGCGCCCATTCTTTTTGGAGGGCACCGAAATTTTCAGGACGGTGGGTGCATTGGGCGGTGATGGTCCTAGGACGGAGATGTTTTATACGCGGCGCATTGGGCGACGGCCAGAAGGGTACGAAGATTTTCCGGAGGGTTATGATGAATCAAAAGGTAAAATCCGCAGTAATCCGGTGGCTACACCGATTATTGCCGCAGTAAAACTAAGCGGAAAACGGGACAATGGCTTTTCATATGGATTACTGAATGCCCTAACGCCTGCCACTCATAAACGATTGCTTACGGCGGCGGGTCAGGAATTCGTATATCAGACCTCGGCAGCGGGGCGCTATAGTGTGGCCCGCTTTCAGAGCCCACTAAAAGGGGCCGGCTCCTATGTTGGCGGAATTATTACGGGTTTGAATCGTAATGACAGTAGTGAAACAGATGCGTTTTCTGGGGCGTTGGATTTTCGGTACAACACAGATGATTATCGTATTTCTACGGAAGGCGTATTGGCCACAACCCGCCGTCTCACCGAAGAGGGTACTGAACAAGGTCATCATATGCAACTCCGGTATGGCTCGTTCGATCATCCTGCTTTCCTGTGGCAAGTGGGTGTGCAGGGTACATCGAAAGGATTTGATGCCGGAGACATGGGGTTTTCACAAGGAGACAATGACGGCTTTGGGTTTGTATGGACACAATACCGAAATTTAAGTCCCGGCGGGAAGATGCAGCAATTTTCCATTAATGCTGTTACATGGCACTCAAGGGTTTTTCGTCCGAAAAAGATATTTGAACAGGGATTTAACCTCAACCCGCAAATACAATGGAAGAATCAGTGGTTGACCGCGTTTTCATTGAATGTGAATACAGCGGGATATGATCCGTATGAATCACGGGATCATGGCTTATATCGTAAACCACTTAATGCGCAGTTTTTTGGTGTGGTCAGGAGCGACGCCCGAAAGTCTTTCTCCTTTACGGCAAACCCATTGCTTTCCGCAGACCAATTTGGAAAACGGGGCTGGGGTCTTCAGGCTGTGCTAAGCCTAAATGTTGGTTCTGCTACCCAACTCGCTTTGGAACCAGGTGTGAATTTTACCAAAAACGAGACTGGTTTTGCCGACGAGGATAGCTTTCAGGGCGAGACCTATGCCGTTTTTGGTAGGCGCAACGTAGATTATACAAATTTAACCCTGCGCGGTATTCATACCTTTAGACCCAATCTAAGTCTTCAGATGTACGGGCAATATTTTTGGGCACGTGGTGTGTATCAGCGCCTTCAGAAACTACTTGCCGATGGAAAATTGGGGACATTGCCACAGCCTTATTCTGGAAACCCTCATTTTAATTATAGCGAGGTGAACCTAAATGCCATTGCACGCTACGAGTTCAGACCTGGCTCGGTTTTATTCTTGGTTTGGACGCAAAACCGTGCATTAAGTGAGGATAATACCACCATCGGTGGGCTGGATTTTGTTCGGAATACCTTTGAACGTTCATCTGCGAACGTTCTATTGGTAAAGATGTCTTATGCGCTGGGTCATTAA
- the rplT gene encoding 50S ribosomal protein L20 → MPRSVNHVASRRRRKKILKLAKGYWGSRSKLITTVKHAVDKALGYAYRDRRQRKRQFRRLWVARINAAARLNGTTYSRLVHGLKQHNIELNRKVLADLAVNDPDAFAAVVSKVNG, encoded by the coding sequence ATGCCACGCTCGGTAAACCATGTGGCTTCCCGTCGCCGTCGTAAGAAAATTCTGAAACTTGCGAAAGGCTACTGGGGTTCTCGCAGCAAACTGATCACAACCGTTAAACATGCGGTGGATAAAGCGCTGGGCTATGCCTATCGCGACCGCCGCCAGCGTAAGCGTCAATTCCGCCGCCTTTGGGTGGCGCGGATTAATGCCGCCGCCCGTTTGAACGGAACCACGTACTCTCGGCTAGTTCATGGTCTGAAGCAACATAACATTGAACTGAACCGAAAAGTACTGGCAGATCTTGCCGTGAATGACCCCGATGCCTTTGCCGCAGTAGTCAGCAAAGTGAACGGCTAA
- the rpmI gene encoding 50S ribosomal protein L35, translated as MPKMKSNSGAKKRFKLTGSGKIKREKAYASHILTKKSRKRKRDLHQSTLVSPQDAPRVHRMLQA; from the coding sequence ATGCCAAAAATGAAATCCAACAGCGGCGCAAAAAAGCGTTTTAAGCTGACGGGCAGCGGCAAGATCAAACGGGAAAAAGCATACGCAAGCCACATCCTGACGAAAAAGTCTCGGAAACGGAAACGCGATTTGCACCAATCCACGCTGGTCTCGCCTCAAGATGCACCGCGTGTACACCGGATGCTCCAGGCCTAA
- a CDS encoding translation initiation factor IF-3, with translation MGKQFQGQRNQDKDRNRDQGPRINRQIRADIVRLVDTEGQHGIMTLDEALELAQRRELDLVEISADAKPPVCKIIDFGKFRYEQQKKEREAKKKQHTIVLKEIRFGPQTDEHDFQFKLKHAQEFLAEGNKVKAYVQFKGRAIMYSNQGAELLKRFVAELKEISKVDQAPTLEGRRMTTILSPVKKK, from the coding sequence ATCGGAAAACAGTTTCAGGGCCAGCGAAATCAAGACAAAGATCGCAACCGAGACCAGGGGCCTCGCATTAATCGGCAAATCCGTGCAGACATCGTCCGTTTAGTGGACACCGAGGGGCAGCACGGTATCATGACCTTAGATGAAGCGCTCGAATTGGCGCAAAGACGGGAGTTGGATCTGGTGGAGATTTCGGCAGATGCCAAACCCCCCGTTTGTAAAATTATTGATTTTGGTAAATTCCGCTACGAACAGCAAAAAAAAGAGCGCGAGGCCAAAAAGAAACAACATACCATTGTTCTCAAGGAAATTCGCTTTGGACCACAAACCGATGAGCACGATTTTCAGTTTAAGCTAAAACATGCACAAGAGTTTTTGGCTGAGGGAAACAAAGTGAAGGCCTATGTGCAATTTAAGGGACGTGCTATCATGTATAGCAACCAAGGAGCCGAGTTGTTGAAACGCTTTGTGGCCGAATTGAAAGAAATCTCGAAGGTGGATCAGGCTCCGACCCTTGAAGGGCGCCGTATGACCACTATTCTCTCGCCGGTCAAGAAAAAATAA
- the thrS gene encoding threonine--tRNA ligase, which produces MIQLTLPDGSIRTYESGVTGRQVAESISMGLARNALSISVNGTVVDLSRPITANADIAIHTWNDEEGKATYWHSSAHLMAEAIEALYPGTLFGIGPAIEQGFYYDVDPGPDRKLTSEDLPKIEAKMVELAKRDVSFVRNEVSKADAEAYFRKKGDPYKLELIEGLQDGEITFYAQGNFTDLCRGPHIPSTGAIKAIKLQAVAGAYWRGKETNPMMTRIYGITFPKKSELEAHLLRLEEAKKRDHRKLGKELELFTFSEKVGMGLPLWLPKGAVLRDTLVEFLKKAQTEAGYSPVVTPHIGSKALYVTSGHYEKYGKDSFQPIATPNEGEEYLLKPMNCPHHCEIYKSKPRSYRELPIRFAEFGTVYRYEQSGELHGLTRVRGFTQDDAHLFCRPDQLSDEFKKVIDLVLYVFTKLGFEDYTAQISLRDPENREKYIGADEVWEKAERAIIEAVAEKGLPAITEYGEAAFYGPKLDFMVRDAIGRKWQLGTIQVDYNLPERFELEYTGADNQKHRPVMIHRAPFGSLERFVAVLIEHCAGNFPVWLAPVQAIVLPITDAQNDYARHVVKNLQAAGFRAEYDERREKVGKKIREAELQKIPFMLVVGKQEAENHTVAVRKHGEGDMGVKTVPEFFKMLHELINI; this is translated from the coding sequence ATGATTCAACTAACCCTTCCGGATGGCTCCATCCGTACGTATGAAAGTGGCGTGACCGGGCGCCAAGTTGCTGAAAGTATTTCGATGGGCTTGGCCCGGAATGCCTTGTCTATCTCGGTGAATGGAACTGTAGTGGACTTATCCCGCCCTATTACAGCCAATGCCGACATTGCTATTCATACATGGAATGATGAGGAAGGCAAAGCCACCTATTGGCATTCTTCTGCACACCTAATGGCCGAAGCCATCGAAGCCTTATATCCTGGCACGTTGTTTGGCATTGGTCCGGCCATCGAACAAGGCTTTTACTATGATGTGGATCCCGGCCCCGACCGTAAACTGACCTCGGAAGACCTGCCCAAAATAGAGGCTAAAATGGTGGAATTGGCGAAGCGCGATGTGTCTTTTGTACGTAACGAAGTAAGCAAGGCCGATGCCGAAGCGTATTTTCGTAAAAAAGGAGACCCGTACAAGTTGGAACTGATCGAGGGGCTACAAGACGGCGAAATTACGTTTTATGCGCAGGGCAACTTTACAGACCTTTGCCGTGGCCCGCACATTCCTTCTACAGGGGCCATCAAGGCCATAAAATTACAGGCGGTGGCTGGGGCTTACTGGCGTGGGAAGGAAACAAATCCGATGATGACACGAATTTATGGCATTACCTTTCCTAAGAAAAGTGAGTTGGAAGCGCACTTGCTCCGGTTGGAAGAGGCCAAAAAGCGCGATCACCGCAAGTTAGGCAAAGAATTAGAACTCTTTACTTTTTCGGAAAAGGTGGGAATGGGGCTACCTCTGTGGCTACCTAAAGGGGCAGTCTTGCGAGATACGTTGGTGGAGTTTTTGAAGAAAGCCCAAACCGAAGCCGGGTATTCGCCTGTTGTTACGCCTCATATTGGCAGCAAAGCCCTATACGTTACATCGGGGCATTACGAAAAGTATGGCAAAGATTCTTTTCAACCAATTGCCACGCCAAATGAGGGCGAGGAATATTTGCTTAAGCCGATGAATTGCCCACATCACTGTGAAATATATAAATCCAAACCACGCTCGTATAGGGAGTTACCCATTCGGTTTGCAGAATTTGGAACGGTCTATCGCTACGAACAGTCGGGCGAGTTGCATGGACTAACACGTGTCCGGGGTTTTACGCAAGATGATGCCCATCTCTTTTGTCGGCCCGACCAACTCAGCGACGAGTTTAAAAAGGTGATTGATCTGGTGTTATATGTCTTCACTAAACTTGGATTTGAGGACTATACCGCACAAATTTCCCTCCGCGATCCCGAAAACAGAGAAAAATACATTGGCGCTGACGAAGTGTGGGAAAAAGCCGAGCGGGCAATCATCGAAGCTGTGGCCGAAAAAGGTTTGCCTGCCATAACTGAATATGGGGAAGCTGCATTCTATGGCCCTAAATTAGACTTTATGGTGCGGGATGCGATCGGACGGAAATGGCAATTGGGGACTATACAAGTAGATTATAACCTACCCGAACGATTTGAATTGGAATATACCGGAGCCGACAACCAAAAACACCGTCCTGTGATGATTCACCGGGCACCTTTTGGGTCTCTAGAACGTTTTGTAGCGGTTCTGATTGAGCATTGTGCGGGCAATTTCCCCGTTTGGTTGGCACCCGTACAGGCCATTGTCTTGCCTATTACCGATGCCCAGAACGATTATGCACGTCATGTGGTAAAAAACCTACAGGCTGCCGGCTTCCGCGCCGAGTATGATGAACGTCGCGAGAAAGTGGGAAAAAAAATCCGAGAAGCCGAACTCCAAAAAATTCCTTTTATGCTGGTTGTGGGAAAACAAGAGGCCGAAAACCACACCGTAGCCGTCCGCAAACACGGCGAGGGAGATATGGGGGTGAAAACGGTACCCGAATTTTTCAAGATGCTACATGAATTAATAAATATCTGA